Below is a window of Planktothrix tepida PCC 9214 DNA.
AACCGTAGAAGGCGGAGTTTCCTTGGATGTGGAAGAACTGCGACGGGAAGATTCAGGTTTACGACTTCCCTGTAACGACGTTGAGGCAGAACTTGTTTCAACGGAAGTCCGAATACTCGGAGGGGGAGGGGCGGACAAGAGGGGGGCAATGGATTCGTTAACCTGAACTCCTGACATTTCCGAATTCACAGGAGATCCCGTTGTCAGGGGAGACTCTAGGGACGTGTTGGTCAGTTGAATATTTGTGGGGGTTGGGCTGGATTTTGACGTTGTGGACTTGGAGGCGGAAGTTGAGGGTGTACCAGGACGACGAGGCTGAACCACAACCCACTCATTGGAAGGGCTGCCCGTTTCATTTGGTAGGGCTTCGAGATAAGCTTGGACATGAGGATCAGCAAAATAATCTTTTAAAGAAACCGACTTATCCAGCAAATCCCGAAAATGCGGAAAGACCTCATCTTGTAACCAACTTTCCGCGTAGAGACATAATCCCGGTAACAAATCAGGGGAATTCTGGGAATTTTCTCGGATAAAGGCAATAGGTTCCCGTTCCTGACTTAATTCCAAAGAACGACTAGCTTCTTCCGTTTGCCCCAACAATAAAGCACAAACGGCTTTTTCTAAATGCACATCTTGCCGCCGTCCTAACTGCATCAGCATTAATTTGGCTTTGCGAATCAAGGCGGGTTGAGCTTCAGCAAAGCCTTGGGCAATTAAGGCATAAACCGCTAAATAGGTGGCAACGGCAGAGGGGCGACGAGCTTCGGCTTCAAACAACCCTTGTTGTTCAGTGGTGGTCATGTAGCGACGGAGTTGCTGCACAAACCGCAGGAAGTCTTCGACCCCTAACCCGGATTGATCCTCCCCTTGACCATCAATGCCACCTCTTTCGTGAAGCATTTCCCGCAGGAGTTGCAATCCTTTGCGACGTTCTGTGGCTTTTTCTAAGGGTAGTTGGAGTAATTCTAAAATCCGGTAGGGACGGAGTTTGTAGAGATCCGTTTGCATTTCACCTCTCAAACTGGCAAACAAGCTTTCTCGTAGTAATAGATTTTGTCCAGCCTCTAAGGAAGAAGCCGCATTTTCATATTGTCCTTGTTGCCATTGCTCCCGACCCAATTCTAAATAGGCTGAGGTAACGGTCAATATAATATCAGGAACAATCAGAGCCGGATCACCAAAACGACCATCTTTGAGGCCAATACTGCCATTACTAAGATAGGGGTGACATAATTTCACCACTAATTCATATTCCCCTAATTCATGGAGCAGTAATAAAGCCCCCACAAATTGTTTATCCTCGATCTCAATACTCGGTGTGTGAGAGTCGATGACGGGTTCTAACGCCGTCCCTTGGCTGGCGACACGTTTGCCAAAAGTGGGAGTTTTAACTTCTGATTCGGGTTCGTAGGTTTTGGCTAAAAACCCCATATCATAAGCTTGACGTTGATCGGCATCCGATAGAACTGCATACGCCTCATCAATCAATTGCTTGCGTGCGGTGATCGCCTGATCAGAATACTCCCGTCTAGGAAGTTGCAAAGTGCGATCACGGTGCGCTTGCTTAAGTTGTTCAGGAGTTGCTTGAATCGGTAAGCCTAATATTCGGTAATAATCGAGTGGAATACGCACGGGCCACTTCCCCAACGGTGAGAAACTGATGTAGCTATATTAGCAGGGAATGGGTATAGGGCAAGAACAGGGGGGTGAGGTGGGACAGTTGGGGTAGGAAAAAAGAGCATGGGAAGCAAGGTAGGGCTATTTTGAGTCTAAAATTTAATGATTATGGGGTAGATATATCTTGCCAGAAGGGTTGTTCATTTCCGAGACGAGTGGTATTTGTGGCACTGTAAATATTACCTTGTAATTCTTGATAGTAATCATCCTCTAGGAAATCAACATTAATTCCAGCTACGGCAACCCGGCGTTTAAAATATTCTTGGGTATAGTCTCGCCCATCAATTAAGGGCCCTTTGGGATTAGAAACTAATAATTCACCATTCACATAAACACAATTAATTAAATTCGGCCACCACGCATACCCACTATAACTAAAGATTGCCGGAATTTCAATAATTTGATCAGTTCTCAGATTAAATTCTTTTTTGAGTTGATTAATTAGAGGATCGATTTTTTGCTTTTGTAAATTCTGATTATGTTGCATCAATAATTGATTATTTAAAGCTGCCCTGACAGTGGTTTGAGTGCTTAATTCTCGATTAATTGCGGCTCCTTCATAGCCTTGTTTTTCCAGGTCTTTGAGGAGTTTAATGCCTTCCCCTGGACTGGCAATTAACATTAAAGGTTCACCGGAGGGACTGGGAATAAAATTAATAATTTCATCGACATGACGCACCATTAACCAAGAGGTATCAATCGCAACGGGATCACCTTGAATTTTTTGGGCTTTTAAAAATTCAAGAACTTCGGGATTTAAACTAACATTATCGGCTGTACCATAATAAATTCTGCCTAATGGATATTTCGGTAAAGCGGGAGTGACGGCTAAATTATTATACCAATCTGCCCATTGATTAAATACATCTAATTGGCGGGGTTTACCGACTTCAAACCAGCCAAAATTTTGATTCATTAAAGATTGAGCATAATCATCACTTTCTGTACTCCGGTTTCCTTTTAAAACAACGGGATATTCCTTTAAACCTTCAGTATTCGGAAATTGAACATAACCAATTTCTTGAGTTCCTTTCATCCATAAGGTTGCCCCTGGTGTCACTTTAACATTAGCTCCGGTTTTTTCAACGATTGTTTTTACCTCTTGAACAATGGCTTGATTGTCACCGCGATCGCTAATATGAACTTCAGAAACCGGTGCAGTATTGGGAGACATAATCCAAGGGGCTACACCCATTGAAATGGTATCTGTCGCCATGATAATTCCCTGTTTACGGGCGGTGGCTTTTAAATTAATTAAACCTGACCAATTTTGATTGGCAAATTGTTTCGCTTCTACCCCTAAAATAATATCTGAACTAAATTCTAAAGGGGTTGTACCGGATAAATCAACGGCTTTCCATCCGGTTGAGGTTTTTTGGAATAAATTAATATAAGGTCTTGCTGCTTCATCAACACTCATCAATAATTCTGAACCGTTATAATCTTGAGAGACTTTAAAATGAACTATAGCTAAATCCTTTTCATCTTCAGCCCCATTCACCCCTTTTTCTCGCCAGTCGGGTAAGCCATCACGATCATCATCATCATTATTAAATAAGACTAACGGCCCAACGGATAAAGACCATTGTTCTGGGCGTTGTTCATCGACTTCATTAACAACACCATCTCGGTTTGTATCTCCATACAGTTTAAACCCTGGAAATTGAGGATTAGCGGTGGAAATGGGGGAAATCGTTTGCGGTTTTTCAGGTTGTTCTTTTTGGGATTGTTGGGCTAACGCTCGTTGATAAGTAGCGATCGCTAAATACCCTTGATATTCTACAATTTTATCAATAGCTTTAGCACTTAAAAAAGATTCTCTGGGAATTTTTCTTAAAGTATCAATGGCTTGAACCCATAATTGTTGTGCTGTTTCCCAATCTTTAACCGTATGGGTTTCGGGTTGTTTACCAAAGGTTGCCGCTTCCGTAGCGATTTTAATCGCTTGATTCCAAGTTTCTAGGGTTGTTTCTTCAAATTTAATTTGGGTTTCAACTTGACGATTTGCTTTAACTAAGGTTTCATATTGTTTGAGTTGCAGTTGATATTCCCAAGCTTCTAAATTACTATTAATATCGGGAGGATTTGAGATTTTCTTTAATTCCGCTTGAATGCGCTCGCGCAGTTGATATAATTCAGCTAAGGATTTCGGTGTAATTTCGATGGTTTCAAAATTAGGATTTTTGCGAGTATCGGTTTCAAACCCTTGCAATTGCAGTCCTGAATCGTTAATGTGATACTCTAAATCCAAATCCGTTGGTGCGGACTGAGCGAAAGTTGGAGGGGCGGGAACTAAAATAATTCCAACGACTACACCGAAAGCATTAATTAAAGCAACAGCAATGTAGCGCATCCAGTTCATGATTCATCCTCAGCTATCCTGATTGATTGTACCTGAAATTTGCCTCGCTGTTGATAGGGGTGAGAGAAAAATTTAACAACTTCTCTGAGGATGCAACGCTAAAGTTAGTCCGGGGGCTATTCTACACGTTTAGAAGAAATTGTTTTTTTTAGCCAATTCCTAACAAATTATCACTAATATCAACAATATTAATACTATTTTTAACACTATTAATATCGGTGGTATTAGCGACAACACCGAAAATATTTCCCGTTGTTGTTTGACGAATAATAATTCCTTGGGATGTTCCAGTGGCGAGTAGGAAATTGGCAGTTTGATCAAAAGTTTCCAAGGTAAGTTCTTCGGAGGTTAGATTAGCAACAATCAAAATTTTATCGCCTTCTACGGCATTAAAATCAGTAATTAAATCGGCTTGAGTGGGGTTTAGAGGAACTTCTGCGGGGTTTGCACCTAAAATAAATATATCAGCATCCGTACCCCCAGTTAAAATATCAAAGTCTAAATCTCCGATTAAAATATCTCGTCCCCCACCTCCATCTAAACTATCTTTTCCTTTTCCTCCTCTTAATAAATCTTCTCCATCCCCTCCCATTAAGAAATCATCTTCACGATTCCCATTAATAATATCATTTCCACTATCACCTTTGAGGGTATCATTTCCCTGACCGCCTCGAAGTAAATCAATGCCTTCTGCACCGGATAATTGATCATTTCCTGTGTTTCCATTCATGACATCGGTTTGATTAGAACCGACTAAAATATCATCTCCTGCTAAGGCTAATATTCCGCCTGGATTATTGATTGTCCATTCTGGTAAAATCAAGCCACTGGGTTGTTGTGGGAAATTAAACGTGTTGGGGGGTGCTAGAACGTCAATATCATCTGTTAATATAAATAATTGTGAGGATTGTCCTGATAATTGAGTTAGGGTTTTATAACTGCTTAAAATATTAATATCGGTTAGAATTTGACTGGGTTTAACTTCCAAAGTTGGGGCTGTATTCAGAGTAATTTGAGGGTTTTGTTCTAATAATTTCTGAACCCAAGGTTCTGCAATGGGCAGAATAGTGTTAAATAAAGGTTCATATTGGGGAAAAAATGTGAAAATGAGGGGTTCAGCAACAGGCCAAATTACATTACTGACAAAATTAATAATTTTTTTAAACATATCCAGAACATCCGAAGTGCGACTGATAAATCGGTTAGTTATCTTAATTTTGCACTTTTATTTCCTAGAATTCAGGATAAATTTTTAAGAAGAATTGAAAGCCAATCAAAAAATAGAGATACATGAATTTGTATCTCT
It encodes the following:
- a CDS encoding protein-arginine deiminase family protein, whose product is MNWMRYIAVALINAFGVVVGIILVPAPPTFAQSAPTDLDLEYHINDSGLQLQGFETDTRKNPNFETIEITPKSLAELYQLRERIQAELKKISNPPDINSNLEAWEYQLQLKQYETLVKANRQVETQIKFEETTLETWNQAIKIATEAATFGKQPETHTVKDWETAQQLWVQAIDTLRKIPRESFLSAKAIDKIVEYQGYLAIATYQRALAQQSQKEQPEKPQTISPISTANPQFPGFKLYGDTNRDGVVNEVDEQRPEQWSLSVGPLVLFNNDDDDRDGLPDWREKGVNGAEDEKDLAIVHFKVSQDYNGSELLMSVDEAARPYINLFQKTSTGWKAVDLSGTTPLEFSSDIILGVEAKQFANQNWSGLINLKATARKQGIIMATDTISMGVAPWIMSPNTAPVSEVHISDRGDNQAIVQEVKTIVEKTGANVKVTPGATLWMKGTQEIGYVQFPNTEGLKEYPVVLKGNRSTESDDYAQSLMNQNFGWFEVGKPRQLDVFNQWADWYNNLAVTPALPKYPLGRIYYGTADNVSLNPEVLEFLKAQKIQGDPVAIDTSWLMVRHVDEIINFIPSPSGEPLMLIASPGEGIKLLKDLEKQGYEGAAINRELSTQTTVRAALNNQLLMQHNQNLQKQKIDPLINQLKKEFNLRTDQIIEIPAIFSYSGYAWWPNLINCVYVNGELLVSNPKGPLIDGRDYTQEYFKRRVAVAGINVDFLEDDYYQELQGNIYSATNTTRLGNEQPFWQDISTP
- a CDS encoding IMS domain-containing protein — its product is MRIPLDYYRILGLPIQATPEQLKQAHRDRTLQLPRREYSDQAITARKQLIDEAYAVLSDADQRQAYDMGFLAKTYEPESEVKTPTFGKRVASQGTALEPVIDSHTPSIEIEDKQFVGALLLLHELGEYELVVKLCHPYLSNGSIGLKDGRFGDPALIVPDIILTVTSAYLELGREQWQQGQYENAASSLEAGQNLLLRESLFASLRGEMQTDLYKLRPYRILELLQLPLEKATERRKGLQLLREMLHERGGIDGQGEDQSGLGVEDFLRFVQQLRRYMTTTEQQGLFEAEARRPSAVATYLAVYALIAQGFAEAQPALIRKAKLMLMQLGRRQDVHLEKAVCALLLGQTEEASRSLELSQEREPIAFIRENSQNSPDLLPGLCLYAESWLQDEVFPHFRDLLDKSVSLKDYFADPHVQAYLEALPNETGSPSNEWVVVQPRRPGTPSTSASKSTTSKSSPTPTNIQLTNTSLESPLTTGSPVNSEMSGVQVNESIAPLLSAPPPPSIRTSVETSSASTSLQGSRKPESSRRSSSTSKETPPSTVPEPTSSGTTPPTPTPTTAPPPANSSSLRRIQRKNDASKWRRLLILGVGGLLGLWLLWFLLSLVFGALADVLGWSGPKLKGEQAMVQLNQPPLPIPEPKPVTAEPEKITPEVAEAKLNQWLSVKSAAMGPEHQVEGLRQILVDPALARWVGMTETMKQDGSHRTYKHSVKVTEVQMDQANPNQAVAYADVDEQAQFYSQGQLQNTENASLQIQYRFIRKDGEWRIEDWQVIR
- a CDS encoding calcium-binding protein, whose translation is MFKKIINFVSNVIWPVAEPLIFTFFPQYEPLFNTILPIAEPWVQKLLEQNPQITLNTAPTLEVKPSQILTDINILSSYKTLTQLSGQSSQLFILTDDIDVLAPPNTFNFPQQPSGLILPEWTINNPGGILALAGDDILVGSNQTDVMNGNTGNDQLSGAEGIDLLRGGQGNDTLKGDSGNDIINGNREDDFLMGGDGEDLLRGGKGKDSLDGGGGRDILIGDLDFDILTGGTDADIFILGANPAEVPLNPTQADLITDFNAVEGDKILIVANLTSEELTLETFDQTANFLLATGTSQGIIIRQTTTGNIFGVVANTTDINSVKNSINIVDISDNLLGIG